From the Populus nigra chromosome 13, ddPopNigr1.1, whole genome shotgun sequence genome, the window attaatagttaAAAACATAAGTTCGATAATTGGATTCTTCCCttccaaaacaattaaatttttcatgGCAACTATTTCATTTCAGAaaatatgttaaagaataatataaatcatatcttgatatTTCATTtaacagtttaaactattaaatgaaACTTTTATTCCTTTATTCAGTCATCCCTTTATCAACCGTGGAAGAAATTCAATGTCaagttatatttataatataaagtaattatatttattttaatgcacctacataataaaattgattagcAAACTTGAATAACCCCACAACATATATAGAGGCTAGCTAGGGATTAGGCATGAATtaaaatcttgacaaatgaaaaGCTAGTCGGTCGAGACAAGAAGATCACAAAAAGATTATATTTAGTGGGTTAGCTTCTAAAATGGCTCAACCAACGTAGAGTTGTAGACTAAGTGCTATATATCTCATTTAGGCTGTGCTTGATTTTATACTAAATTACATTATTGAATGTATTTGGTGGTTTTTATAGATTGGATGAGATCAAAAGTCAATGGATTAACATTCAATCTCATCTAGGTGGGGTGAAAAACTGTTAAAGATAGGAGAATTCTTTAGAactagttattttgttttttattctacatAATATTCTAGTTTGTActactttttaatatatcttttcaggaaaaaactttttatatttaaaatttatacagaTATATAATTACCTTATatttaatgttattaatttacttaaaaaatataaataataaaatttaatctcgTAATTATTAAagctattataaaaatattttaatctaaaaatttaaaatattaaataatatctcaCTATTAACCCGTCAACAATTTCTAACCTTATCCTcgacttttttttatctaaatataatCATTGGTCccgtaaattattattattattattattattaatttaaaatttatcattatACACACACGCTTATTGGATATCTTTAACACTCTACCTTTCAACTATTTTCTAACATCATTAACACTTCATCGTTCAACAAAAGCAAAGGACATTATCTTTTAGTGATAATTGCTAAAtaattttgttctatttttttcgAATAGATTTTCTATTTAAACGTGtgtattcatttttaatttttgttatctaTAAATGCAAGCTCTGTGCTAGAAAAGTGTGATCAATTAAGtattttggttaattttaatttaagaattgATGATGTGTTTGCTAAATGGacaactgaaaattaaaaaattttcaaacaccttatttttattaaagtataatataaataatatgttgATACCTCACTTAACagcttaattttttaagttgaattggttttttgacacaagttaattataaaatcagtgcataaaatgattgattttttttaatttaaatatttgtatttattttctattaaaaaaaacttttgaattgaattgttctttaacacaaattaattataaaattggtGTATaaaatggttgatttttttttgtttgaatacttgcctatttcatttattttctattaaagtATTCTATCCTCTCAAGATTATATTAATTTGACtcgttttatatatttttatttttttcttaatgttttgacttttttattggaatgtttttctttaactagtgtattaattttatagatatttCACGATGTGTCACATAAAGAGGAttaacttctctttttttttcctttttggatTAGCATCTCAACTCAACAAAAACTAAGCTTCAAAGCTCAAACCAAATGGGATCTGAACGTCCGTGaatgaatatttttctttcattttgggTTATTtcttcagggtttttttttttaatgaagttttTGGATAAAGTTGAATATTTGATGTCGACACATGCTTGACCAATGAGCACAGTGAACCATGCTGGGTGGGAAGAAACAGTTGACTTTAATTTGCAAAGAAAGTCAAAGGGACACTGTTACATTACAGGAGATGGTGATTTTTGGAAAACACAGTTGAAAGGGATTCAACTGTACACAGCATTAAAAAATGTAGAAATGAGTTTAGAATTTATGGATATAATGGAATTCATAAGTGTCTAGCTAGTTGCATCTTGTTTGATTCATTCAAGATATGATTATGACTGCATATTTTATGTTATACTTCTTGTCTTAGTGTTGCTTTGTCTGATTCCTTCATGATATGATTGTCACTCTACTTATTTCTAGAGCCTTAGTTTCCATGGATGAGTTTGGTTTTTTGTGTTATCATCTATGTTTcgaatgatttttaaaaaaaaatgtgatggTAGAGAACCTTAATCTTGGTacgtgaaaaataatttttttttaaaaaaaaagaagccattAAATAACTAATCCAGAGTTGATCCTTTTACAATCTAGGTTAACAGGCACCTTAATCACGAGTTGTATAGAGCTAGTAATCGAAAGTTTACATGCATTCATTATATAATAGAAATGGAAAAGTCAAGGCAagaaaaacccatgagaaatcTCAGGTGACAACCAGGCGTCTGCATGACCCTCTCATGGTTCAAATTACACTGAATGATGCCCTTTGGAAAGTTTTATTTAGTGAATTCGAAGTGAAATGCTGACAGCATTCTCACCTCGAAAGTTAGTGACACTTGTCATTGGGCCGATGATATTGAGTCGAGGACATCACCAAATTTGATACCACAACAGCTCAGGACCAATTTCATGTCGACAGGTTTGGTTGCATGGTTCTTATGGGTGCCCTCAATTTGTTCCAAAGTCAATCAATCATGGCTCTTGATGCTTCCTGTTGTTGCTGTGTTCAGCTTTGGAGTGAAAAGATACAAGCACTGTAGCGTCATTCCTTGTGCGGGCAAAcaagaagtattttttttccatggcaCTCACTAGGTAGGGGTTATAATGCAAACAAGATCAAATCCTCTTCTACATGGATCTCCACGATGTGTCTGGTCAAGTGGCCAAGTTGAAGGTGCACTTTATTGAGGATGTGAAATGACCATCTATTTGGAAATCTTTCTGGTTGCCGATGAGTAGTGGATACCAGACTCTTATCCATTTTTGTATCGCATGTGCAAAATGACCCAGGCCCAGGCTCTTGTCTGCTTTGCAATACAAGTTGAATAATCCCCTTACATACCAGGTCAACCCTGGACTAGCACTGTGCTACCATTTGTCTGGCTGTGACGGAGCCTAGCAGGTGCAGACGTGCACTAGACTTGCTGGCATTTCCATCAAAATCTGGAACCTAGCCTACGCCTAGCATTCACAGGTTGTCTGCTTTGAAACTATGGATAAATATTGAGCTGTAAAGAAAGCTTGTGGGTTCCCTATTTCGGAGAGATCATATCAATCCATTCCGAAAATCTACTTTGCGTAATTTAGAAGAAACCTCGCTTTGTACAAAAAGCTTTCTGGGGCGCAAAACAGAGCTTAAATGCTGAAGAGATGGCTAGTAATCACATCACCCCTGGTTACCAAACCATCTGAATCTGAATTGTCGGTGCAAGTCATAGAATCAAAGCAGGGGTTTCATGGATTTCCCACAGATCTCTCTTCCTGAGCAGGTTTTAATCAGATCACAGACTATTTGATTGTccatgttaaagaataaaaatcctGTCTGTTTCTCTAATCAGAAGTTAAGCACTCGGCACAGGCCAGCCAAAATTGAACCGCCGCTCCCCTAAAAATCCCCAAGATAATTGTCCCAGCTAAAACAACCGCTGTGCATCCTTTCCTGCTGATAAGTTGATCTGCCGGTTAGTTAAGAAACCTTCCTTCTCTCCGATAGTAATTATTATAGTTAAGACACTAGATGACAATTTATGGTACAAAAATGGGCAAATCAAAGTCAGCACTCAATACTGGTAAGTGCCTTGCTGAGCACTGTTGTTGTAGGAGCTTGGTGGAGCATTGATATTTGTGTAGACACCTTGCTGAGCGGTCATGGAGTAGGGGCTTTGGTGTGCCCTCATATTTTGGTGCGGGCTCGGCTGAGCATTCATGTTTTGATAGGTGTTTTGCTGAGCATTCATGTTTTGGTAGGTGCTCTGCTGAGAACTGATGCTTTGGTAAGGGTCCTGCTGAGCACTCATGGCTTGGTAGGTATCTCGCTGAGGATTCATGCTTTGCTGGGCTGTTACATTGTTTTGGTAGGAACCCTGGTGGGCACTCATGTTCTGTCCACCAGAGGCCATGAAGCCTTGATAAAAACCTTGTCCAGCAATCAAATGCTCGGAAGATCCATGATTCTCAACTTCAGAACTACCATAATGAGGATCTTGAAGCTTTGCCCTTCTCCCAGCAAACTGCATTTTGTAGAAAGTGATTCAAGAATcctttgcaaaaataaaatttcacaaATGTTTGTTAGTGTACAGAGCAAAcaaaatttcataatataattcaaaaattccaactgtgaagtttaattttatcaaatgttTCAATTATACTGTTTTGAAAGCAACAGACTCAAGCCATTATTCATAGTGAGTCCTCCTACTTGTGTATGGCAATGACAGTGCAAATTCCTTCAGGGGACGGATATTGTCAAGGGCAAGGCCAGCTCCAAGACCATTACTAAAATCAACATGTACCCACATGATCAAGCATGGATGACATGGACTACACGAGATTATACAATAATCTGGAAATTACAACTCAATCTGCAGAGATATAACTCTAGACTGGTGTAGTAGGCAACAGGCAGTTGTATTTGTTTGGACTATTTAGGATTTTTAGATGGTTTCCTAATGTCTCTTAAAAACTCTccaaaaaactcaatttcctCTAGATGATCTATTTGAATTCAGAAACATTTGGCATACAACTCAATAATTTTACCAGTTTCGTCAGTACTGACAGTAAATGGAGGCATAATCTGGTATCTAGACAAACATAAAGAGGTATGAGAGATTTGGAAAGTGACACTTCTCTTTTTTATCTGAGAAATTGTGCTAAATGCAATTAAAATTATCCTGCAAATACTATCttaatgatttgaaatatatttggtATCTAGACAGACGGATGGTACCTCAATTGTGTGTGTCTGTGTGGAGAGAGAAAAGGCCATTATAAGAAGGGAGACAACCAATAAAAGGCAGAATGAAGGAGAATTCTTAAGAGGAAGATTTTAGGAGCTCTTAGAATGGGCGGTACTTTTTCATTGGTCGGAAGCTATAAATCAGCAAATTGGGTTGTGATTACTGAATTCAAAAGGCAGTAAAGCATGGACTAGTTGCCAATGTCAGCTGTTGATATGTCAAGTGATTTATATTTATGTCGGTCTGGTCTGCCATGTCCCTGGCTGATGCAACCACTTAGTGGCGTCATCAATCATCTAGCATACAATCATTGATGAACTATAAAAGAACTTGAAAGTTCGTAAACTCTTATTGAAGGAAAAGCAGTTCCAAAACTCAATTAcacaatttgaaaagcatgggAAATATTTGTGGTTGTCTcaatagtgtgtgtgtgtgtgtctcatACCTCCCATGGGAGCAAATGAACCGAGAATTATATCAGACAAGAAGTCCAACATCTCAACAATTTTCAATGCTTCTGCTGAACCACAAGGGCATGATATAAACATACCTCATCAGTAATTGAAACATCACGCCCTCCAGATCTCATAACAGAATTCATTCCATTATGTGAGTTATTGGCCTCCAAAACACGGTTCATACTACGAGAGTTATCAGCCTCCAAAACACGGTTCATACTTGGGTATCTGAaattaggagaataaaaaagaactcGCATTATTATTCAAAAACTCATGTgtacttgcaaaaaaaaaaagtataaatatatatcatcaaTACCCCGTAGCAGCTGGAGGAACTGAATAGCTCTGAGGCTCATAATCACGTCTTCCACCCTTCAGAAAAGCATAAAGAATAGGTATTATGACTGGGTCATatcttgacataaaaataataaaacgtTAAAAACAGACTGCTCAAGAATCCTAATTAAGcatctaaaaaaccaaaccattaACTAGTAGTATATTCTGCTATGTGTATTTATTGTGCGTATAAGTGAGAAGCAAACTCAGGTACAAGCAATAGGCATGATTTTTGGAATTCTTCATGAGAAAAGAGTAGCGAAGGCGAAATGGCAAACCATCTATATATTGAAGAGAAACAAACATTATGTGTTTGTACCTGCGTTTCGCCCACATTAGAGACACACACATGGAGCATATGCTTGACTTGCagcagaaagaagaagaattatgtTTAGTCAGATCAAACACTTGTCACTGTGACATATATAGATCAATTTGTGGTCTCAATGCAGACATTCCTAATTACCACATGGGACTGCAGCGTATGTTCAACCAAGATATTGTCTCAATTCAATTAAATCACTACagaaaacaaacctaaaaataCAAGTTATTGCCCAGAGTGCGGTAGAAATACAATAACTCCCAACAAGAACAGTCTATAACCCTTGTTAATGAGTTTATCACAAACACTGAGCCGGTAAGTTACGCAGTAAACATAAAAACTGCATGAACATGTAACAGAAATTACCCTGAGCGGTTCATATCCACCAGAGCTGCTAGCTGCCATCATACCAGATGGCTGGGGTCCTCTTCCTGGTAAGTTTCGTGCCGGCCCAAAGCCTGGGACAGGTCCAGCAGGCCCAGGTTCTGTTCCAGCATTTGCATCACGCAAAGTTCTTGCTCTGAGTCTGGATGCAATCTCTGCCAAAGCATCTTTAGCAACACCATAATTTCCAGATATCTGAAAAAACCAGTTCGAAATTTAGCTCGAGTAATAGCCAGGCTCCAAGGATATGGGGAAAACATCACAGAATCATCAGTTAAGACATTAAAATCAGCAAAAGATACATTCAACCACATCACCTGTACAAGCTCTTCATCATCAGATGCACATTTAGGCTTATCATTTTTGGGGTAAACACGAATGTCTGCCTGCAGTCTCCTTCTCATTTCATTGATAACCTGACCTCCTTGTCCAAGGATGCAGCCAACCTTACTTGAAGGAACCAGAAGTCTAGTAATTATCATACCTTTTTCAGAAAAGTCACTTGTTTTATCCTGAAGCTGAAGAATTGCATCAATGGTTTGGGATCTCGGATTCCAGAGACCCTGAAAATATCAGTACAATGCTGTTGTTAATGTATATCAGTAATATACAAATCTGCAGGCACTGCCAAACCTTAGGCATACAAAGAAATAGTGATGTTTAAAGCAGCTAGACCTCAAAAGCAGAGACACGAATTGCACGTTCTTCTGACTCAGCTGAAGCATCCTCAACATGAATACTAGCTCCTGTCTCCTGCTGTACAATCTTAACATTAGAGCCTCCTTTCCCAATTACCCCACCAATCTTCCCAGTAGAGCACAAAATTTTCATTGAGAACTCAGCTGAAGGCTCCCTGCCATGTCCAGGAGGAACACCATTGAAACCACCTGGCCCAAATTCTGAAGGGTGATTCCCATATTCCCCCATCCATGGCATACTGTGGGGAGTGGAGTTACGATGAGGCCACATTGGATTTCCTGGTGGAAGCATGTTTGCCATGGAATCACTAGGAGGATGAAAAGTTCGACCACCATAAGGCATAGGAACACTTGGCAGTTTGTCCTTGCGCGGATTCTGATGCAATAGAATGGATATTTCATAAAGAGCCCTCTTTGCCACAGCTGGTTTTCCAGAGATCTGAAATATAGCTTTTGAAATTATACTTAGTAGGGAATTGCAAAAATAATCCACCTTTTTTCATAGATGAATGAAGTGGGGGAAATCCACATGCAACATTTCATAAACATGAACTTGGAAatgttacaaaaacaaaaaaggcaaGGCACACAGGCACAATGCCATGGGTTCCATAATAGAACATCATAAGAAATAATCATGCGGCAATCAAACTCATATTTGTGTCTCCATGCACACCAGTGCAAATGATGATGCTTTTGCATACAAATGCTCAAAAGCAGTAAGCTCACACAATCATCAAATAATATTCAACAAGTAATGAGGTATAATCAGATTCCCACTATGATGGAAAAAGTTTACTGTTTGTAATATAAATGCTAAAGTTACACCCTCCTCAGCTTCCGCTTCAGTGCAATGCAATCAACACACACCATACCACCACATGCTTTCAACTAAGCAGCAGTTTAAAGGTCCAGGATGTATTGGGGCCAACAGTATGTGATACACAACAATCTAACTCAGGCTAGATGTTAACAACTAAGACCCTTGGTAATAACAGCAACAATCTGTTTGAAAATGTTGCCAACTTAAAGCTCAATAAAAGGTACTAGATATACTACCCCGGCCAGATAATCCTTAGTTATagagaaatattaaaatgtcTCAGGGAAAAACCAACAGGAGGAAAGTCTACCATGGTAATGGACATTGGTCATAGGAGGTTAGGCCTTCCAGAAAGGCAAGACAGCCAATCCTAGCAATGAAATAACCATCTTAAACTCCATCAGACAAAATCTTAGTCATCAAATTCAACCTGAACGAGACCCCCAAAAGCAGGTTATGCAATTAAACTAACGATTTAATGAATCTAAGAATTAAGTGTCACTATCATTATGACCAATCTTATTGTGCTGTTTCATACTGCACAACAAAGGacatttttttagattgaaccagttaaaaagagaaaaggagtaGCACACTTGCTCCCATAAATATGCAAGACTATCCACCACATTTCTGACAGGATTTGAGATATAGTATCAAAAAATagcttcaaaattaaaaatctcaacAAAGTGCAGTGGGGGTAAGGGTGTAACCCAGTCACAGTAACAATCATAAGAAAATACGTAGTTGGCAAGTAAATTGTCAAAGCATATGATAATAGCATAGCAGGCTATATGATGGGACCATGGCATAGCTCTGTCCTACCCCTAACCCATCGCTAAAAACTCCCCATGTGTAACTCTTCCTTTTCAGGGGTGAGGAGGTAAAACTTCTAATCTGGGTGGTGGTCACTAAATGGAGAAAGAGAACCTAATATAATGAATAGCTTATCTACTAATGTCAGGGAAAACCCCATCCATCTTATATTAAAGACACAATAAAGAATATGAGACAACACataagaaacataaaataaataccacagagaaaagggaaagaggtcaaaatacaaaactaaaTGCCCTTCATAAATGTTATTAATTCCCTAGCTATGCCAGTCTTCCtgctttaaatataaaaatatggtgAGGAAAGGTCACTCCACCCACCTCTTCTGCATGTCTGGCCTCATCCTTCAAACTTCCATGACCAACAAAATGCTAGGATCTTCTTGCAGGGGCATACTCATTTCAGTATGTATCTCTGAAACTCAAACTTGAAACTATAACCTTCCTTCCAATATAAAGAACATTCAGTCAAGCAAATCAGTTGATCTGTATTGGAAAAATAATTGTCACATCTTTGAGAAAAGTTCATGGTGATCACATATGTCAACTGCTCATGAGAAGTGAGCAAACAGTTGAAGAAGACCCATCTTACTAAGAGGACCTGCATTCCACCATGCTGATTCACAAGGCGGAACTCAAGTAAGAAATCTAGCAGTGCTTTGAAATCAGTAGAAAGAATAAAGATGTCAATGCCAAAGGTAGCCAAACAACGTTAACATATCCACTTAGGTAACGAGTCGACTACAGTACAATCCATTGGACAATAGGGTCATATCAAAAATCAATTGATCACTTGCAGATCATTTATGCGACTTCAATCAACCCACAATCTTCCACATAAGACATTCGTCTACTTGATCTAATAACACTACTTTATTCAACTATTGGCACATGCATTAAAAGAATTCCAATAATCCTAATGGCCTTCTGGTGAAGTTTTTCTAAGTCCTTGGGTTGTTGAGCAT encodes:
- the LOC133671260 gene encoding RNA-binding KH domain-containing protein RCF3-like → MDGNRRKYFKKPGNNLFKRKGVSSSRKGKWSDSHGEECSGDGDTVYRILCPSRKIGGVIGKGGNIVKALREETQSKITVADSVQGSDERVIIIYSSSDKPPRKMDGDEGLAAGNGQQEAFEPHCAAQDALLKVHDRIVEEDLFGGMASDDDNDNNVVTARLLVPNNMVGCVLGKRGDVIQRLRSETGANIRVLPADHLPSCAMDTDELVQISGKPAVAKRALYEISILLHQNPRKDKLPSVPMPYGGRTFHPPSDSMANMLPPGNPMWPHRNSTPHSMPWMGEYGNHPSEFGPGGFNGVPPGHGREPSAEFSMKILCSTGKIGGVIGKGGSNVKIVQQETGASIHVEDASAESEERAIRVSAFEGLWNPRSQTIDAILQLQDKTSDFSEKGMIITRLLVPSSKVGCILGQGGQVINEMRRRLQADIRVYPKNDKPKCASDDEELVQISGNYGVAKDALAEIASRLRARTLRDANAGTEPGPAGPVPGFGPARNLPGRGPQPSGMMAASSSGGYEPLRGGRRDYEPQSYSVPPAATGYPSMNRVLEADNSRSMNRVLEANNSHNGMNSVMRSGGRDVSITDEFAGRRAKLQDPHYGSSEVENHGSSEHLIAGQGFYQGFMASGGQNMSAHQGSYQNNVTAQQSMNPQRDTYQAMSAQQDPYQSISSQQSTYQNMNAQQNTYQNMNAQPSPHQNMRAHQSPYSMTAQQGVYTNINAPPSSYNNSAQQGTYQY